From Microbulbifer sp. THAF38, the proteins below share one genomic window:
- a CDS encoding AAA family ATPase codes for MTHRDQALAVRTTFNLDVPPEVHTAGFADIQNPHVPNRDDGYVFRRETLRDILSFLDDPDGDGLYFSGHYGAGKTTLPYQVASRLFWPVQSFTAHSRMEFDDLVGTWKLVNGTMQFLHGPLAIAMREGHLFILNEIDRADPGQLAGLHDVLEGHPLVIATNGGEVIHAHENFRFIANGNSMGSGDSTGLYQGVNQLDIAFMDRFRMVEVHYPTEEVEMTILEKKTPELPEEIRRNMIRVANQIRRLFIGGDEAATPLTITMSTRALCRWAKLTLVFRNAPNALAYALNQSLLAKAEPEQKIAVEQIARDVFGSTWQQGDAA; via the coding sequence ATGACACATCGTGATCAAGCTTTAGCTGTTCGCACTACTTTTAACCTTGATGTACCCCCAGAGGTCCATACAGCAGGCTTTGCCGATATACAGAACCCTCATGTGCCTAACCGCGATGATGGCTATGTGTTCCGTCGGGAAACCTTGCGCGACATCCTGAGTTTTCTGGATGACCCTGATGGCGACGGTTTGTATTTTTCTGGTCACTACGGTGCCGGTAAAACAACCTTGCCCTACCAGGTAGCCTCCCGGCTTTTCTGGCCAGTTCAATCTTTCACGGCTCACAGTCGTATGGAGTTCGACGATCTGGTTGGTACCTGGAAACTGGTAAACGGCACCATGCAGTTTCTACATGGTCCCTTAGCCATTGCTATGCGTGAGGGTCACTTGTTCATTTTGAACGAGATTGACCGTGCTGATCCCGGTCAGCTTGCTGGTCTTCATGATGTTCTAGAAGGGCATCCCTTGGTTATTGCAACCAATGGTGGAGAGGTTATTCATGCACATGAAAACTTTCGATTCATTGCCAATGGCAACAGCATGGGATCTGGAGACAGTACCGGGCTATATCAAGGCGTTAACCAATTGGATATTGCCTTTATGGATCGGTTCAGGATGGTTGAAGTTCATTATCCAACTGAGGAAGTCGAGATGACCATCCTAGAAAAGAAAACACCGGAACTTCCCGAGGAGATCCGTCGGAATATGATTCGCGTTGCGAACCAGATCCGGAGGCTATTTATCGGTGGAGATGAAGCGGCTACGCCGTTGACCATAACGATGTCAACTCGTGCCTTGTGCCGATGGGCAAAGTTAACCCTGGTGTTTCGCAATGCGCCTAACGCGCTCGCTTATGCGTTAAATCAGTCCTTGCTTGCAAAGGCTGAACCTGAACAGAAAATTGCGGTCGAGCAAATTGCTAGAGACGTGTTTGGCTCAACCTGGCAACAGGGAGATGCAGCATGA
- a CDS encoding YqaJ viral recombinase family protein gives MSKMKAVDLNQRSDEWLQWRSKGVTASDIPIILGLSPYKTRWQLWAEKVGRINTPDISNNPNVKRGVRLEDEARQLAEGRYGEVLLPLCGECARWDVLRASFDGLDSAMQPFEFKAPSDSVWDDIEKKGVDSCTYKLYEAQVHAQCAVAGTTTGRLIFYKEGGQDLDFPVTLTPERENEILEAAKLFWEHVVTNTPPEPDPERDWYIPEPGDQQFKWDTYADAWRTQHHRIQALKDELKVLDKEQKGIQKSMITLMGPYMQADIGGVKVTRFMKTGSIDYGAYLKDKFPDKDLTDELEFYRKTSREESRFSRSEDELINTDVGAVLTTVKSAYF, from the coding sequence ATGTCAAAGATGAAAGCTGTTGATCTTAATCAGCGTTCTGACGAGTGGTTGCAATGGCGATCCAAGGGAGTCACCGCATCGGATATTCCGATCATCCTTGGGCTCAGTCCATACAAGACACGTTGGCAACTTTGGGCGGAAAAAGTCGGGCGAATTAACACTCCTGATATATCCAATAACCCCAATGTTAAGCGTGGTGTTCGCCTTGAAGATGAAGCTCGCCAATTGGCAGAAGGTCGCTATGGCGAGGTTTTACTTCCGCTCTGTGGGGAATGTGCTCGATGGGATGTTTTGCGTGCGAGCTTTGATGGGCTTGATTCAGCAATGCAACCTTTTGAATTTAAGGCACCCAGTGATTCTGTGTGGGATGACATTGAAAAGAAAGGCGTCGATTCCTGCACGTACAAACTGTATGAGGCGCAAGTCCATGCTCAATGTGCAGTTGCTGGAACGACAACTGGTCGCCTGATTTTTTATAAAGAAGGCGGTCAGGACCTGGATTTTCCAGTCACGTTAACACCGGAGCGTGAGAATGAAATCCTTGAGGCGGCAAAGCTCTTTTGGGAGCACGTCGTAACCAATACGCCCCCAGAGCCTGATCCTGAAAGAGACTGGTATATACCGGAACCTGGAGATCAGCAGTTCAAGTGGGATACGTATGCCGATGCATGGCGCACACAGCATCATCGCATTCAAGCACTTAAAGATGAACTGAAAGTTCTTGATAAAGAGCAGAAGGGGATTCAGAAGTCAATGATCACGTTGATGGGTCCGTATATGCAGGCGGATATTGGTGGCGTGAAAGTTACTCGATTCATGAAGACGGGTAGTATCGATTATGGCGCTTATCTTAAGGACAAGTTCCCAGATAAAGACCTAACCGATGAACTGGAGTTCTACCGCAAAACATCTCGTGAAGAGTCTCGCTTCAGCAGGTCTGAAGATGAACTCATTAATACAGATGTTGGTGCCGTACTAACTACAGTGAAATCTGCTTACTTCTGA
- a CDS encoding DUF1173 family protein, which yields MSQYSIGDCVLERSNPLFQEALASTYKSRERPLCLCSSPGIPMYIARTGDNSYVLKRMPNSSQQHHPDCESYEIPAELSGRGAVENKAISEDQETGLTNLKLDFSLSKVSLNRTINKGETKEPTVVKGDPTKLTIRSLFHFLYEEAGLNRWAPNMEGKRSWYVIRKYLLQAAQNKVTRKNSLGEALLIPEPFSADHKNEIVARRRQFLSKLKKQGNKQSMGILIGKVKSIEEARFGFKMLVKHMPDTPVYMGEDVYKRINKAFSTELAFFYENESIHLLTICTFLLSASGSPQVDTISFMAVDRNWLPFENIEELELLERLCTERRHFIKGLRYNLGSSDVIASVLLTDTEAKPTAVYLVPAGAAESYYNELHAVVNHSELPSQVLDVNREETLSAI from the coding sequence ATGTCACAATACTCCATCGGCGATTGTGTTCTCGAACGTTCAAACCCACTATTTCAAGAGGCTTTGGCCAGCACTTACAAATCCAGAGAACGCCCCTTATGTCTCTGCTCTTCTCCAGGCATCCCCATGTACATAGCCCGCACTGGCGATAACAGCTATGTGCTAAAGAGAATGCCAAACAGCAGCCAGCAACATCACCCGGATTGTGAATCCTACGAGATCCCTGCCGAGCTCTCCGGACGCGGTGCTGTCGAGAACAAAGCTATCTCCGAAGATCAGGAGACCGGGCTTACCAACCTAAAGCTGGATTTCTCGCTTTCAAAAGTCTCATTGAATCGAACGATTAACAAAGGTGAGACTAAAGAACCTACTGTAGTCAAAGGTGACCCGACGAAACTCACCATTCGATCGCTTTTCCACTTCCTTTATGAAGAAGCGGGCCTAAACAGATGGGCGCCGAATATGGAAGGTAAGCGCTCATGGTATGTGATTAGGAAATATCTACTTCAGGCAGCGCAAAACAAGGTCACCAGAAAGAACTCCTTAGGTGAAGCGCTGCTAATTCCAGAGCCGTTCTCTGCGGATCACAAAAATGAAATTGTGGCTAGGCGAAGACAATTCCTTTCCAAGTTGAAAAAGCAGGGCAACAAGCAGTCTATGGGCATTCTCATCGGTAAAGTGAAGTCCATTGAAGAAGCTCGTTTTGGCTTCAAGATGCTCGTTAAACATATGCCCGATACTCCAGTGTATATGGGAGAGGACGTTTACAAGCGAATCAACAAGGCATTCTCCACTGAGCTTGCATTCTTCTACGAAAATGAATCCATCCACTTATTAACAATCTGCACTTTTCTATTAAGTGCGTCAGGAAGCCCACAAGTGGATACCATTTCATTTATGGCCGTGGATCGTAATTGGCTTCCCTTTGAAAATATTGAGGAGCTGGAGCTTCTTGAAAGGCTTTGTACAGAACGTCGCCACTTCATCAAAGGATTGCGATATAACCTTGGATCATCTGACGTTATCGCCTCTGTACTATTAACCGATACGGAAGCTAAGCCTACTGCTGTCTACCTGGTCCCCGCTGGGGCCGCGGAAAGCTATTACAACGAACTTCATGCTGTAGTCAATCACAGCGAGCTACCAAGTCAGGTCTTGGATGTTAACCGGGAGGAGACTCTTAGTGCCATTTAA
- a CDS encoding Y-family DNA polymerase: protein MLVLVDCNSCYASCEQIFRPDLRGRPVVVLSNNDGFVVARSKEAKLLGIGDLEPFFKVQHLLRAHRVAIFSSNYPLYGDISHRVMTTLREFGPNVEVYSIDEMFLDLHGLQEDWQDYGRKIRNTLWRNIRMPVGVGIAPSKTLAKLANRAAKKIPKCDGVCALDTPEKWQWMQRRTAVNDVWGIGRRLTKRLADFGIETAYDLAQANPKILRRRINVNIERTIEELNGIPCLGLEEEPPAKKQIYCTRSFGEKLTDLSPILQAATLYASRAAEKLRTQKSLVKSIHLFLHTSPHEPNYYSRSAVVQTQYPTDDTRVIVRLVREAIADLYRPGCRFMKAGVGLIEIIPRALGQGDLFTPGQSLRAGQTMQAMDRINKKFGRGTLFLGAEGIQKKWKMRQAFTSPAYTTRWGDLPRVKT, encoded by the coding sequence ATGCTGGTACTGGTGGATTGCAATAGCTGCTATGCCAGCTGTGAGCAGATATTTCGGCCCGACCTGCGTGGGCGCCCGGTGGTAGTGCTCTCCAACAATGACGGCTTTGTAGTGGCGCGCTCCAAGGAGGCGAAGCTATTGGGCATTGGCGACCTGGAGCCCTTCTTCAAGGTTCAGCACCTGCTGCGTGCCCACCGGGTGGCCATCTTTTCCAGCAACTACCCGCTGTATGGCGATATCTCCCACCGGGTGATGACTACCCTGCGAGAGTTCGGCCCCAACGTGGAGGTCTACAGCATCGATGAGATGTTTTTGGACCTGCACGGGCTGCAGGAGGATTGGCAGGACTACGGCCGCAAGATCCGCAACACGCTCTGGCGTAACATCCGTATGCCTGTGGGTGTGGGCATCGCCCCCAGTAAAACCCTGGCCAAGCTCGCCAACCGCGCGGCCAAGAAAATCCCCAAGTGCGATGGCGTCTGTGCGCTGGATACGCCGGAGAAATGGCAGTGGATGCAGCGCCGCACCGCCGTCAATGATGTGTGGGGTATAGGCCGTCGCCTCACCAAGCGCCTGGCGGATTTCGGCATAGAAACCGCCTACGATCTGGCGCAGGCCAACCCGAAAATTTTGCGCCGCCGTATCAATGTGAATATTGAGCGTACTATTGAGGAATTGAATGGGATTCCCTGTCTGGGTTTGGAGGAAGAGCCCCCGGCCAAGAAACAGATCTATTGCACCCGCTCTTTTGGTGAAAAGCTCACCGACCTATCGCCCATACTACAAGCCGCGACCCTCTATGCCAGCAGGGCGGCGGAGAAACTGCGCACACAGAAATCGCTGGTTAAGTCGATTCACCTATTCCTGCACACCTCACCCCACGAACCCAACTACTACAGCCGCAGCGCCGTAGTGCAGACCCAATACCCCACCGATGACACGCGGGTGATCGTGCGGCTGGTGAGAGAAGCCATTGCCGATTTATACCGCCCCGGCTGCCGCTTTATGAAAGCGGGCGTTGGGCTAATCGAGATAATCCCCCGCGCACTGGGGCAGGGTGATCTGTTCACCCCAGGGCAATCGCTCAGGGCAGGGCAGACCATGCAGGCCATGGACCGGATCAATAAAAAGTTTGGTCGCGGGACTTTGTTTCTAGGTGCTGAAGGTATCCAGAAAAAGTGGAAGATGCGGCAGGCCTTTACATCGCCCGCCTATACGACTCGGTGGGGGGATTTGCCTAGAGTTAAAACTTAG
- a CDS encoding DUF2793 domain-containing protein — MDIAGALLQLEVQAIQNDPPASDSDGNRYLVAASIGAWSGKDGQLTSYVATPGYWRYFPGEVDLNKAGGLLYVKGNIGWQIANRPAAIWLGWWGRC; from the coding sequence ATGGATATTGCCGGCGCACTGCTACAGTTGGAAGTACAGGCCATCCAGAATGATCCACCGGCCTCTGATAGCGATGGTAACCGCTATCTGGTAGCTGCTAGCATCGGCGCTTGGTCCGGCAAAGACGGCCAGCTCACCAGCTATGTGGCAACGCCAGGCTACTGGCGATATTTCCCAGGAGAAGTGGACTTGAATAAAGCGGGCGGCTTGCTGTATGTGAAAGGCAATATCGGCTGGCAAATTGCCAACCGTCCGGCAGCGATTTGGTTGGGATGGTGGGGCAGATGTTAA
- a CDS encoding VWA domain-containing protein: MNKLQTALERALPIVAAAYGEQFGVNVVLSGTDAYTDGETIYLPLLDAMSELREVLFGYLAHEAAHVRSSDFSTLKKCKSPLEKSCTNLIEDIRIERLIQEVFPGTQFTLNAMWSYVVEQGMSPPATPEDNEATQLFQYLLHRLRSEVLHRGASTPLAESSQWVVEQTFPVGFFVRLDGLFGKYMDNLTCSDDCLKLARAILKALKDAEEEERQQQQSQDQQQQSSDSSQGDQSQQAGGSSGNGEGELQPKPGQADSSNGDDANQGAGDSQQSSGDIQAQDTRSGTQPSSAQDSPVLSGVEGQPQGGNGASLHERLINETNLPEDAVGQLREQLADQAREDNNGERVAIDTSSIGSDARNHGDTSSLKTGILASSTIRSRLLGLLQAQTRQKQWLHTRGKRVDGKRLTRLPTGDSRVFIRREEMQRPDTAVHVLLDCSGSMNRIQAVANQATVSLALAISTIPKCDIASSMFPGIGGEVSPILRRGQPVRTGLGRFAVCSSGGTPLAEAMLYAARELAASKRQRKVLIIITDGAPNNGGAVRYLNDLVAGYVDTYAIGIGSTAVSKFFEKWSVINDVKELQQALFTIAGQFLDLN, encoded by the coding sequence ATGAACAAACTACAAACCGCCCTGGAAAGGGCTTTACCCATTGTTGCGGCTGCCTATGGCGAACAGTTCGGGGTCAATGTCGTGCTGTCTGGCACTGATGCATACACTGACGGCGAGACGATTTACTTGCCTTTGCTGGACGCTATGAGTGAATTGAGAGAAGTACTATTTGGCTATCTCGCTCACGAAGCAGCGCACGTCCGCTCATCGGATTTTAGCACCCTGAAAAAGTGTAAGAGTCCGTTGGAGAAATCCTGTACCAACCTCATTGAGGATATCAGGATCGAACGTCTCATTCAGGAGGTGTTTCCCGGTACTCAGTTCACACTGAATGCTATGTGGAGCTACGTCGTGGAGCAGGGCATGAGCCCTCCCGCGACTCCTGAAGACAATGAAGCAACCCAGTTGTTCCAGTACCTATTGCATCGCTTGCGATCAGAGGTACTGCATAGGGGCGCTTCAACTCCTCTGGCCGAGTCAAGCCAATGGGTGGTTGAACAGACATTTCCGGTAGGGTTTTTCGTCCGTTTGGATGGCCTATTTGGAAAATATATGGACAACTTGACCTGTAGCGATGACTGCTTGAAGTTGGCGAGAGCCATACTGAAGGCCTTAAAGGACGCTGAAGAAGAGGAACGCCAACAACAGCAAAGCCAGGATCAACAGCAACAAAGCAGCGATTCATCGCAAGGTGATCAAAGCCAACAAGCTGGTGGTTCAAGTGGAAATGGAGAAGGCGAACTACAACCTAAACCGGGACAGGCTGATTCATCAAACGGTGATGACGCTAACCAGGGGGCAGGAGACTCTCAGCAGTCCAGTGGTGACATCCAGGCCCAAGATACTAGGTCAGGTACTCAGCCATCGTCGGCCCAAGACAGTCCGGTTTTGTCCGGTGTAGAAGGTCAACCACAAGGTGGCAACGGTGCTTCTTTGCATGAGCGGCTCATTAATGAGACCAATCTACCGGAGGATGCCGTTGGGCAGTTACGAGAGCAATTGGCAGATCAAGCCCGTGAAGACAACAATGGAGAACGTGTGGCCATTGATACGTCCAGCATAGGGAGTGATGCCAGAAATCATGGTGATACCAGTAGTTTGAAAACCGGCATTCTTGCCTCTTCAACTATTCGGTCTCGCCTGCTCGGTTTGCTGCAAGCCCAAACCCGCCAAAAGCAATGGCTACACACCAGAGGCAAGCGGGTAGACGGCAAACGCCTGACCAGATTACCAACCGGTGACTCGCGGGTATTTATTCGGCGAGAAGAGATGCAACGACCTGATACAGCGGTTCATGTGCTGCTTGATTGCAGTGGCTCTATGAATCGTATTCAGGCTGTAGCAAATCAGGCCACAGTGTCTTTGGCCTTGGCTATATCCACTATCCCAAAGTGCGACATCGCTTCGTCGATGTTTCCTGGGATTGGGGGTGAAGTCAGTCCAATACTGCGTCGTGGTCAGCCTGTTCGTACCGGTCTGGGACGATTCGCTGTTTGCTCAAGTGGCGGCACACCATTGGCAGAAGCCATGCTGTATGCAGCCAGAGAGTTGGCAGCAAGCAAACGTCAGCGCAAGGTGCTCATCATCATCACCGATGGAGCCCCAAATAATGGGGGAGCTGTTCGATACCTGAACGATCTTGTTGCTGGCTACGTCGATACTTATGCAATCGGTATTGGCTCAACCGCTGTTAGTAAGTTCTTTGAGAAGTGGTCTGTGATCAACGATGTGAAAGAGCTTCAACAAGCACTATTCACAATTGCTGGCCAATTTCTTGACCTGAACTAA
- a CDS encoding toprim domain-containing protein, translated as MKKRNSTEMKRRMEGRWLNAFKALAPALDQAIDNLGTNVPCPVEGGTDGFRLFKDSNYTGGGVKQSWRVIPEGIDMLMWVNDWSFPKVYDELEAWLGDKPVDVGPKCLPKTKPVDEEGLRKWLNRIWKEALPLTDMAAYPARAYFSYRWVKTASLSANDVRFHPCLNYKDKRRNVLGKFGAVLALVRNNGGEPVAIHRTFITKGGLKVSLGKTHKPKKMTPSVNQRSRGRHIRLFAPIDGYLGGAEGLETALAVYEVKQFPVWPGLSNTILQSFVPPPGVHTFLNFVDKDRNHAGENAAEILRANLEPKGIRVIDLLPPTPILDSDEKGVDWADQLKRDVSGFGLIDQALAFSKLKLA; from the coding sequence ATGAAGAAAAGAAACTCAACTGAAATGAAGCGACGAATGGAAGGCCGTTGGCTCAATGCTTTCAAAGCACTTGCGCCAGCACTGGATCAGGCCATCGACAATCTGGGCACGAATGTACCTTGCCCTGTCGAAGGTGGAACTGACGGATTTAGGCTTTTCAAAGACTCGAACTACACAGGTGGTGGAGTAAAACAATCATGGCGTGTTATCCCGGAAGGGATCGATATGCTCATGTGGGTAAATGATTGGTCCTTCCCTAAAGTCTATGACGAACTTGAAGCCTGGTTAGGAGACAAGCCAGTCGATGTTGGACCGAAGTGCCTTCCCAAGACTAAACCTGTCGATGAAGAAGGCCTGCGTAAATGGCTTAACCGGATCTGGAAGGAGGCTTTGCCTCTAACCGACATGGCAGCCTATCCCGCTCGGGCTTACTTCAGCTATCGCTGGGTGAAAACAGCATCGTTATCTGCTAACGATGTAAGGTTTCACCCTTGCCTCAACTACAAAGATAAACGGCGAAATGTTCTCGGCAAGTTTGGAGCAGTCCTGGCCCTGGTGCGCAATAACGGGGGTGAGCCTGTAGCGATACACCGTACATTCATCACAAAAGGTGGATTGAAGGTAAGTCTCGGTAAAACTCACAAACCTAAGAAGATGACACCTTCTGTGAATCAACGCAGCAGAGGTCGTCATATTCGGTTATTCGCTCCAATAGATGGCTATTTGGGAGGGGCTGAAGGCTTGGAAACTGCTTTAGCAGTTTACGAGGTGAAGCAGTTCCCTGTATGGCCGGGATTGTCCAACACGATACTTCAGTCGTTCGTGCCTCCTCCAGGGGTACATACGTTTTTGAATTTTGTGGATAAGGACAGAAACCATGCAGGAGAAAATGCGGCTGAAATACTTCGGGCAAATTTAGAGCCCAAAGGTATCCGTGTTATCGACCTGTTACCACCAACACCAATTCTCGATTCCGATGAGAAGGGTGTTGACTGGGCTGACCAGTTGAAAAGGGATGTCAGTGGCTTTGGTCTAATCGACCAGGCACTAGCTTTTAGCAAGCTGAAACTAGCCTAA
- a CDS encoding thioredoxin domain-containing protein, whose product MKTKSALLVGLVILSAALSISNAYFYNTVEALKATINSQSTLSENDVITLVDNRLSSLEKRKAQEFLSSLEEQFQLVQASTPDNRLIYGEINSRITLQEYGDIECPYCRKMHGSIKQVVDHSQGVMNWEFKHFPLGGHNPVAAIESQAIECVKEYYDNRTAWIALERFMEDTKGNGKGLGDIPEYVRSFGLNGSLIGNCLASDDHKAKINQDYEDGRRAGISATPAIRILDNQTGRDYLLKGYRTPEQLLQAVQQILTQN is encoded by the coding sequence ATGAAAACCAAATCTGCCTTACTTGTGGGCTTAGTTATACTGTCCGCAGCTCTTTCCATTTCTAATGCATATTTTTACAACACCGTAGAAGCGCTGAAGGCAACGATAAACAGTCAGAGTACACTCTCTGAAAATGATGTAATCACACTGGTAGATAACCGACTGAGCTCCCTAGAGAAGCGTAAAGCCCAGGAATTCCTGTCTAGTTTGGAAGAGCAATTTCAGTTAGTACAGGCATCTACGCCGGACAACCGCCTTATCTATGGTGAGATTAATTCGAGGATTACACTCCAGGAGTATGGCGATATTGAATGCCCCTACTGCCGAAAAATGCACGGGAGCATTAAGCAAGTCGTGGATCACTCTCAAGGGGTTATGAATTGGGAATTCAAACACTTTCCGCTTGGAGGACATAACCCAGTAGCGGCTATTGAAAGCCAGGCTATTGAGTGCGTGAAGGAGTACTATGATAACCGCACCGCCTGGATAGCCCTTGAGAGATTCATGGAAGATACAAAAGGCAACGGCAAAGGCCTTGGTGACATTCCTGAGTATGTACGGTCATTCGGGCTCAACGGTAGCCTTATCGGCAACTGCCTTGCTTCAGATGATCATAAAGCAAAAATCAACCAAGATTATGAGGATGGCCGCCGTGCTGGAATCAGCGCAACGCCTGCTATTCGTATTTTGGACAATCAAACCGGCAGGGATTATCTCTTGAAAGGCTATCGGACGCCGGAGCAACTACTTCAAGCCGTTCAGCAAATCCTTACTCAAAACTAG
- a CDS encoding DUF4262 domain-containing protein has product MELSIFVNGIQGHNQVIHHALLNSGLYVMHENDYSYTVGMKNIGAPDLIMFGQSPEVSEEMFQVLFQAVKLGLVTLEQSNDIGQIFDPQPRLEEFSQMEKRCHLFAARTYYGSWDFRAIKVFMEIH; this is encoded by the coding sequence ATGGAACTGAGTATTTTTGTAAATGGTATCCAGGGCCATAACCAGGTGATCCACCATGCTCTGCTGAATAGCGGGCTGTATGTTATGCACGAGAATGACTACAGCTATACCGTCGGGATGAAAAATATTGGAGCACCAGATCTCATAATGTTTGGTCAATCACCAGAGGTGTCTGAAGAGATGTTTCAAGTACTATTCCAGGCAGTAAAGCTGGGGCTAGTTACCCTTGAACAGTCCAATGACATCGGTCAAATATTTGATCCTCAACCACGCCTCGAAGAGTTTTCTCAAATGGAGAAACGTTGCCACCTTTTTGCGGCAAGAACTTACTACGGCTCGTGGGATTTCAGGGCCATTAAAGTGTTTATGGAAATTCACTAG
- a CDS encoding DUF3150 domain-containing protein, which yields MEFIRGTTLVHLKMRCWGGEKKASRDSDIHLGADGKMPPQKLLDLGRKKIFPPKALDPLMSKRKAAERACLAEGTRFMGGFAVPDDAVEGLLGNLESIKEMFYSELQVFLANFDQNKEAWISENDEFAHIIRDQVPDRETVSKSFEFSIKLYKLQPLEGFEPDENEVANQILHEVGLTCKQMSDRLLDRKRSISGKNLYEQLDPLIKKLDTLSFGNGRILKVLNEFFALQKAIPMEEMIDQDHPTFGQVLTFLSMCSDGDKLERIIGGQFSVSKLIEGMKRSVTVSSSPGPAPTIPKPTQPSAVTTHTLSAGAYF from the coding sequence ATGGAATTTATCCGTGGGACCACACTCGTCCATTTGAAAATGCGCTGCTGGGGCGGAGAGAAAAAGGCCTCCCGAGACAGCGACATTCACTTAGGCGCTGACGGCAAAATGCCGCCACAAAAGCTGCTCGATTTGGGCAGAAAGAAGATCTTTCCACCCAAAGCGCTCGACCCTTTAATGAGTAAGCGTAAGGCGGCGGAAAGAGCTTGTTTAGCTGAAGGCACACGTTTCATGGGCGGCTTTGCCGTTCCAGATGATGCTGTAGAAGGCCTTTTAGGCAATCTCGAAAGTATCAAGGAAATGTTCTATTCGGAGTTGCAGGTTTTTCTTGCAAATTTCGACCAGAATAAAGAAGCGTGGATTTCGGAGAATGATGAATTTGCACACATTATTCGTGACCAGGTACCAGACCGGGAAACGGTGTCAAAGTCTTTTGAATTCTCCATCAAGCTTTACAAGCTACAGCCACTTGAAGGCTTCGAGCCTGACGAAAATGAAGTGGCAAACCAGATCTTGCATGAGGTGGGTTTAACCTGCAAACAGATGTCTGATCGCCTATTGGACCGGAAACGGTCTATCAGCGGCAAGAACCTTTATGAGCAGCTCGATCCCCTGATCAAGAAACTCGATACTTTGTCGTTCGGTAATGGTCGTATCCTGAAGGTGCTAAATGAGTTTTTTGCCCTGCAAAAAGCTATTCCGATGGAAGAAATGATTGACCAGGACCACCCGACATTTGGTCAAGTGCTTACTTTTCTCTCTATGTGTTCTGACGGCGACAAGCTTGAGCGAATCATTGGGGGGCAGTTTTCGGTAAGCAAGCTCATTGAGGGCATGAAACGGTCGGTAACGGTTTCCAGCTCGCCTGGGCCCGCACCAACCATACCAAAACCAACCCAACCTTCGGCTGTGACAACGCACACCTTATCGGCTGGGGCTTACTTCTAG
- a CDS encoding DUF1524 domain-containing protein translates to MRLLSLLVLTAVLSGCYETELEAYDRQQWLPRWSDADGDCQNTRQELLIRLSLAPVTFSNEKACTVVSGLWMDPYTGLFFQKASDLDVEHIVPLSWAHKHGGASWTREQRRAFAEDPANLWLVDDGHNQSKGEKGPDEWLPPYTPARAIYIQQFEAVASRYGLTLPDNSSYQ, encoded by the coding sequence ATGCGTTTACTTTCTTTACTTGTTTTGACTGCCGTACTAAGCGGCTGCTACGAAACTGAGCTTGAGGCCTATGATCGCCAGCAATGGCTCCCCCGCTGGTCCGATGCGGACGGCGATTGCCAGAACACTCGGCAGGAGCTGCTGATCCGCCTCTCCTTGGCTCCGGTGACCTTTAGCAATGAGAAGGCCTGCACCGTCGTTTCGGGCTTATGGATGGACCCCTATACCGGGCTGTTTTTCCAAAAGGCTTCGGATCTGGATGTTGAACATATAGTCCCACTTTCATGGGCCCATAAGCACGGTGGTGCCAGTTGGACCCGAGAACAGCGCCGCGCCTTTGCCGAAGACCCGGCTAATCTGTGGCTGGTGGATGATGGCCACAACCAAAGTAAAGGCGAAAAAGGTCCTGATGAATGGTTGCCTCCATACACACCTGCCCGAGCTATTTATATTCAGCAATTTGAAGCTGTTGCTTCGCGGTATGGACTAACGTTGCCTGATAACAGCAGCTATCAGTAG
- a CDS encoding LexA family transcriptional regulator: MKLSPLYGHGVACGFPSPADDHKEAALSLDEHLISKPAATFMARANGDSMMGLGIFDKDLLIVDRSLTPAHGDVVVVALDGQLTCKVLDQQQGRLLSANDDYAPIPIWEGQELIVEGVVKASVRYHRPR; the protein is encoded by the coding sequence ATGAAGCTTTCCCCACTCTATGGCCACGGCGTTGCCTGTGGTTTTCCCTCTCCTGCCGATGACCACAAGGAGGCGGCACTCAGCCTGGATGAACACCTGATCTCCAAGCCTGCGGCAACCTTTATGGCGCGGGCGAACGGGGATTCCATGATGGGGCTCGGAATCTTCGATAAGGATCTGTTGATTGTCGATCGCTCACTGACGCCCGCCCATGGCGATGTGGTTGTGGTAGCCCTGGATGGCCAGCTGACTTGCAAGGTGCTGGACCAGCAGCAGGGGCGGCTGCTCTCTGCCAATGATGACTACGCCCCGATCCCCATCTGGGAAGGGCAGGAATTGATTGTGGAGGGGGTGGTGAAAGCTTCGGTACGTTACCACCGGCCGCGCTGA